The following proteins come from a genomic window of Bacteroidota bacterium:
- a CDS encoding MFS transporter, with the protein MNSILNVYTDLSENERRTFLLHTVYSLLDGLILGSFTLNEFVFQKNFHPDLFKISLLFQLGVLVLPFSIFFTQFYEKVVNKKRLLSRIGLFTRIPLLLFIFFPILPQDQLQSDWVQNVFLMVFLLFYFASPFTIPLINHLLKLNYSPDKLGKLYSYSWSINLFTQLVSSLLFGWLLDEVPTSFAYVYPVLGVLGLFSIYLISKIRNETEQKYYDDISLFESWGNTLDKSIKILTENKPFRDFQIGMMIYGVAFLMNLGVVAKFLNDEYDLNYSEVAGYKGIALVLAILTFPLFGLILDRKDPRKFGNMSFIICALFFVLMIGAYFFHQTIPMNSIRIFVFLALAYLAYGFFQSSMTILWGIGSSYFAPNDQVATYQAIHCSLTGIRGLLAPIIGTLLFSMFSFVGAFIASIILLLFAIYYHRKSMQKWRLPNNKPTQEPANIEL; encoded by the coding sequence ATGAACAGTATACTTAATGTATACACCGACCTAAGCGAAAATGAAAGGCGTACCTTTTTATTGCATACGGTGTATAGCCTTTTGGATGGGCTTATATTGGGTAGTTTTACCTTAAATGAATTTGTGTTTCAAAAAAACTTCCATCCTGATTTATTTAAGATTAGTTTACTGTTTCAGTTGGGAGTTTTGGTACTGCCATTTAGTATATTCTTCACCCAGTTTTACGAGAAGGTGGTCAATAAAAAAAGATTGCTCTCGCGAATAGGGTTATTTACAAGGATACCCTTACTATTATTTATTTTCTTCCCTATTCTTCCCCAGGATCAATTGCAAAGTGACTGGGTTCAGAATGTTTTTTTGATGGTGTTTCTCCTTTTTTATTTTGCATCGCCATTTACTATTCCACTAATTAATCACTTACTCAAGCTAAATTATAGTCCTGACAAATTAGGTAAATTATATAGTTATTCCTGGTCTATTAATTTGTTTACACAACTGGTATCAAGTTTATTGTTTGGCTGGCTTTTGGACGAGGTTCCCACGTCGTTTGCTTATGTTTATCCAGTATTGGGAGTACTGGGATTATTTTCCATTTATCTCATATCAAAAATAAGAAACGAAACAGAGCAAAAGTATTATGATGATATTAGTTTATTTGAATCGTGGGGCAATACTTTGGATAAATCGATTAAAATACTCACAGAGAATAAACCCTTTAGGGATTTTCAAATTGGTATGATGATATATGGCGTCGCCTTTTTGATGAACTTGGGCGTGGTCGCAAAATTTTTGAATGACGAATATGATTTGAATTATAGTGAAGTGGCTGGATACAAAGGAATAGCTTTGGTATTAGCTATACTGACATTCCCGCTATTTGGATTGATACTGGACCGGAAAGATCCTAGAAAGTTTGGCAATATGAGTTTTATTATATGTGCTTTGTTTTTTGTATTGATGATAGGAGCATATTTCTTTCATCAAACAATCCCTATGAATAGCATTCGGATATTTGTATTTTTAGCCTTGGCATATTTGGCATATGGCTTTTTTCAAAGTAGTATGACTATTTTGTGGGGAATAGGGAGCAGTTATTTTGCACCGAATGACCAAGTGGCCACGTATCAAGCAATTCATTGTTCGCTTACTGGAATTAGAGGTTTACTAGCACCTATTATAGGCACCTTGTTATTTTCCATGTTTAGCTTTGTGGGTGCATTTATCGCCTCAATTATATTGCTATTGTTTGCCATTTATTATCACAGAAAATCAATGCAGAAGTGGAGGCTGCCTAACAATAAACCCACTCAAGAACCAGCTAACATTGAGCTTTGA
- the ribH gene encoding 6,7-dimethyl-8-ribityllumazine synthase, translating into MTQAPSEDYKTLQVINADDILIGIVIAQWNAHITEKLLHGAIEVLDYYNIQFVQIQVPGSFELPLAAQKLAQRNDINAVICLGCVVQGDTKHFDYVCQASAQGILEVGLKYNKPVIFGLLTTNDEQQALDRAGGVLGNKGIEAAITAIKMIAIL; encoded by the coding sequence ATGACACAAGCTCCATCAGAAGATTATAAAACACTACAGGTTATCAATGCAGATGATATTCTTATTGGTATTGTCATTGCTCAATGGAATGCTCACATTACCGAAAAGTTACTGCATGGTGCTATAGAAGTATTGGATTATTATAATATCCAGTTTGTGCAAATACAAGTACCCGGTAGTTTTGAATTGCCTTTGGCTGCACAAAAATTAGCTCAACGCAACGACATCAATGCCGTTATTTGCCTAGGGTGCGTAGTTCAAGGTGATACAAAACATTTTGATTATGTTTGCCAAGCATCTGCTCAAGGAATATTAGAAGTAGGTCTTAAGTATAATAAACCTGTTATATTTGGATTGCTCACTACAAATGACGAACAACAAGCACTCGACCGTGCAGGAGGAGTGTTGGGCAATAAAGGAATAGAGGCAGCTATTACGGCAATTAAAATGATAGCTATTTTATGA
- the gmk gene encoding guanylate kinase — protein MKKGGKLIIFSAPSGSGKTTIVKHLLNKFDGLAFSVSACTRQRRIGEIDGRDYYFLDIDLFKEKVHNSEFVEHEEVYPGSFYGTLKSEIDRLWDMGKHVLFDIDVEGGLNIKKQYGEKALSVFVKPASIEVLKERLYNRSTETALQLEVRLNKAVSELKYENEFDSVLVNADLKTAFEAAEALVSNFTGLKPKDQQNIESVA, from the coding sequence ATGAAAAAAGGAGGAAAACTTATTATTTTTTCAGCACCTTCAGGTAGCGGTAAAACTACTATTGTCAAGCACTTACTTAATAAGTTCGATGGCTTGGCTTTTTCGGTTTCGGCGTGCACGAGGCAAAGACGGATTGGAGAAATTGATGGAAGGGATTATTACTTTTTGGATATAGATTTATTTAAAGAAAAAGTCCACAACAGTGAATTTGTAGAACACGAAGAAGTATATCCGGGTAGTTTCTACGGCACCTTAAAATCGGAAATAGATAGGTTGTGGGACATGGGAAAACATGTACTTTTTGATATAGATGTAGAAGGGGGCTTGAACATAAAAAAACAATATGGGGAAAAGGCCTTATCTGTTTTTGTAAAACCAGCTTCCATTGAAGTGTTGAAGGAGCGTTTATACAATCGTTCGACCGAGACAGCATTGCAACTAGAGGTGAGATTGAATAAAGCCGTTTCGGAATTAAAGTATGAGAATGAATTTGACAGCGTACTAGTTAATGCTGATTTGAAAACCGCTTTTGAGGCCGCAGAGGCATTGGTTTCAAATTTTACTGGACTTAAACCGAAGGATCAACAAAAC
- the fmt gene encoding methionyl-tRNA formyltransferase, translated as MNIVFYGTPQFAVPSLKAIVKAGFKVKAVVTMPDKLAGRGMKPTPSAVKLAATELGIPVLQPEKMKSPEFMQQLKNINPDIQIVIAFRMMPEMVWNFPPKGTFNLHASMLPQYRGAAPINRAIMNGEISTGLSTFFLKHEIDTGNIIIQKEMPIYHDETFGKLHDRMMMEGADLVVQSVKLIEKGDLELQPQIETLELKHAPKIFKSDCEIKWSSNCEEIYNKIRGLSPFPAAYTTINGEPFKIYFANFEINKQHGLPGEIIIEKHLMKITCNNGFICPTEVQLAGKKRMAVMDYVNGLKGQSSMLAGS; from the coding sequence ATGAATATAGTTTTTTATGGCACCCCGCAGTTTGCTGTTCCCTCATTGAAAGCCATAGTTAAAGCGGGCTTTAAAGTAAAGGCTGTTGTTACCATGCCCGATAAACTTGCAGGCAGAGGGATGAAACCAACACCTTCTGCTGTAAAACTTGCAGCTACCGAATTGGGCATACCTGTGTTGCAGCCTGAAAAAATGAAATCTCCTGAGTTTATGCAGCAATTAAAAAACATAAACCCCGATATACAAATAGTTATTGCCTTTAGAATGATGCCAGAAATGGTTTGGAATTTTCCACCAAAAGGTACTTTTAATTTGCATGCCTCCATGTTGCCGCAATATCGAGGAGCAGCCCCCATCAATCGAGCTATAATGAATGGTGAAATAAGCACAGGGCTAAGTACTTTTTTTTTAAAACATGAAATTGACACCGGCAATATTATTATACAAAAGGAAATGCCCATATACCACGACGAAACATTTGGTAAATTGCACGATAGAATGATGATGGAAGGTGCGGATCTTGTAGTGCAAAGTGTAAAACTTATTGAAAAAGGCGACCTTGAATTACAACCTCAAATAGAAACGCTCGAGTTAAAACATGCACCAAAAATATTTAAGTCGGATTGCGAAATAAAGTGGTCGTCCAACTGTGAAGAAATATATAATAAAATAAGAGGGTTAAGCCCTTTCCCTGCTGCTTATACTACCATTAATGGTGAACCATTTAAAATATATTTTGCTAATTTTGAAATAAACAAACAGCATGGATTGCCGGGCGAAATTATTATAGAAAAACACCTCATGAAGATAACCTGTAACAATGGTTTTATATGTCCGACAGAGGTGCAATTGGCAGGAAAAAAAAGAATGGCAGTTATGGACTATGTGAATGGTTTAAAAGGTCAAAGCTCAATGTTAGCTGGTTCTTGA
- a CDS encoding tetratricopeptide repeat protein: MEQNETTEFNQENVDASSKMHKKKFHWGNFFMNNKKGLTIGVSAIVLLLGCYLGYKYFIVEPGQEEANNKAYKAEDMMDFDDSLMYAMNGDAKMGITGLKEIADDYGYTKAGKRAALRIGKILLEQGKTDEAIEYLEKFDLGDKVAQTHALGNLGQAYSDKKEYEKAASYFQKAADHAKLINISARYQKLAGLAYEELKEYEKAADCYQKVQKEYFNSDQARDIEKYIERAKGLAKTKK, encoded by the coding sequence ATGGAGCAAAACGAAACAACAGAATTCAACCAAGAAAATGTGGATGCATCATCCAAAATGCATAAGAAAAAATTTCATTGGGGTAACTTTTTCATGAACAATAAAAAGGGCCTAACCATTGGCGTTAGTGCTATTGTACTTCTTTTGGGCTGCTACTTGGGCTATAAATATTTTATTGTAGAACCAGGCCAAGAAGAAGCAAATAACAAAGCCTATAAAGCTGAGGACATGATGGATTTTGACGATTCGCTTATGTATGCCATGAACGGAGACGCTAAAATGGGAATTACCGGTTTAAAAGAAATCGCCGATGATTATGGCTATACAAAAGCTGGTAAACGTGCCGCATTAAGGATTGGAAAAATACTTTTGGAGCAAGGTAAAACTGATGAAGCCATTGAATACTTGGAAAAATTTGACCTTGGCGACAAAGTTGCACAAACCCACGCCCTTGGTAATTTAGGACAAGCCTATTCCGATAAAAAGGAGTATGAAAAAGCCGCAAGCTATTTTCAAAAAGCCGCCGATCATGCTAAACTCATAAACATCTCTGCCCGTTATCAAAAATTAGCAGGCTTGGCTTATGAAGAATTAAAAGAATACGAAAAAGCCGCCGACTGTTATCAAAAAGTTCAAAAAGAATATTTCAATAGCGACCAAGCACGAGATATTGAAAAATATATAGAACGTGCCAAGGGACTTGCAAAAACTAAAAAATAA
- the pdhA gene encoding pyruvate dehydrogenase (acetyl-transferring) E1 component subunit alpha: MVKESKYNKEQYTEWFNAMLLMRRFEEKSAQLYGQQKIKGFCHLYIGQEAVVAGTMSAIQKDDRIITAYRDHAHALGCGISANAVMAELYGKSTGCSKGKGGSMHLFSKEHNFFGGHGIVGGQIPLGAGMALADQYRGGKQITICYMGDGAVRQGALHETFNMAMLWKLPVIFVCENNGYAMGTSVERTTNMLEIYKIGLGYDMPSKLVNGMAVETVHEAIVDAAKHCRDGKGPVFLEIKTYRYKGHSMSDPAKYRTKEEVEGFKQQDPLEAVRAVLMSNKYLSEKEIEEIETRIEKEVSDSVEFAENSPYPDHADIYSDVYVENDYPFIIQ; encoded by the coding sequence GTGGTTAAAGAATCTAAATATAACAAAGAGCAATACACAGAATGGTTCAACGCAATGTTGTTGATGAGGCGTTTTGAAGAAAAATCTGCTCAGTTGTATGGCCAACAAAAGATTAAAGGTTTTTGTCATTTATATATTGGCCAAGAGGCAGTTGTAGCTGGCACTATGAGTGCAATTCAAAAAGACGACCGCATCATTACCGCCTATCGAGACCATGCCCATGCATTGGGTTGTGGTATTAGTGCAAATGCTGTAATGGCAGAGCTTTATGGAAAATCTACAGGATGCTCAAAAGGCAAAGGTGGTTCCATGCACTTGTTTAGCAAAGAACATAATTTTTTTGGCGGGCACGGTATCGTTGGTGGGCAAATACCCCTCGGTGCTGGTATGGCCTTAGCCGACCAATATCGTGGAGGCAAGCAAATAACAATTTGTTATATGGGCGATGGGGCCGTGCGTCAAGGAGCTTTACACGAAACTTTTAATATGGCAATGCTCTGGAAATTACCTGTTATTTTTGTTTGCGAAAATAATGGTTACGCTATGGGCACATCTGTTGAACGCACAACAAATATGTTGGAGATTTATAAAATTGGACTCGGCTACGACATGCCTTCAAAATTAGTAAATGGCATGGCGGTAGAAACTGTTCACGAGGCTATAGTCGATGCCGCTAAACATTGCAGAGACGGCAAAGGGCCTGTTTTTCTTGAAATAAAAACCTATCGGTACAAGGGTCATAGTATGAGCGACCCCGCAAAATATCGTACTAAAGAAGAAGTTGAAGGATTCAAACAACAAGACCCGCTTGAAGCAGTGAGGGCTGTTTTGATGTCGAATAAATATCTATCAGAAAAGGAAATTGAAGAAATTGAAACCCGAATTGAAAAGGAGGTAAGTGATAGTGTGGAATTTGCCGAGAACTCGCCATACCCCGATCATGCCGATATATATTCAGACGTGTATGTAGAAAACGATTATCCTTTTATCATACAATAA